In Variovorax paradoxus, a single genomic region encodes these proteins:
- a CDS encoding NAD(P)H-dependent flavin oxidoreductase — protein sequence MTTLQQILGTELPLIQAPMAGVQGSAMVVAVSNAGGLGSLPGAMLSPDVMRSELTAIRAGTDKPFNVNFFCHTPPAPSPEREATWRAALAPYYAEHGIDAASIPAGPGRNPFSPEVADLIAEFRPPVVSFHFGLPSEALLARVRGWGAKVLASATTVDEALWLEARGVDAVIAQGLEAGGHRGHFLSHDLTEQLGTFALLPQLVRAVKRPVIAAGGIADANGVAAAMALGAAGVQIGTAYMLTPEATTSALHRAALKSEAARHTALTNLFTGRPARGIVNRVMRELGPIGAAAPEFPLATSGIAPLRAKAEAQGSGDFSPLWSGQNATGCREVPAAELTRELARGFQAIR from the coding sequence ATGACGACGCTGCAGCAGATCCTCGGCACCGAACTTCCTCTCATCCAGGCGCCGATGGCCGGCGTGCAAGGCAGCGCGATGGTGGTCGCGGTCAGCAATGCGGGCGGGCTCGGCTCGCTGCCGGGCGCCATGCTGAGCCCCGACGTCATGCGCAGCGAGCTCACGGCCATCCGCGCGGGCACGGACAAGCCCTTCAACGTCAATTTCTTCTGTCACACCCCGCCGGCGCCGAGCCCGGAACGCGAAGCCACATGGCGCGCGGCGTTGGCGCCGTACTACGCGGAGCACGGCATCGATGCCGCGAGCATTCCCGCCGGCCCGGGGCGCAACCCTTTCAGCCCCGAGGTGGCCGACCTGATCGCGGAGTTCCGTCCGCCGGTGGTGAGTTTTCATTTCGGGCTGCCTTCCGAGGCGCTGCTGGCGCGGGTGCGCGGCTGGGGCGCCAAGGTGCTGGCTTCGGCCACCACGGTCGACGAGGCGCTGTGGCTGGAGGCGCGCGGCGTGGACGCCGTCATCGCCCAGGGCTTGGAGGCCGGCGGGCATCGCGGGCATTTCCTGTCGCATGACCTGACGGAGCAGCTCGGCACCTTCGCGCTGCTGCCGCAGCTGGTGCGCGCCGTCAAGCGGCCGGTGATCGCCGCTGGCGGCATTGCCGACGCGAACGGCGTGGCCGCCGCGATGGCGCTGGGCGCGGCGGGCGTGCAGATCGGCACCGCCTACATGCTGACTCCCGAGGCGACCACCAGCGCGCTGCACCGCGCCGCGCTCAAGAGCGAAGCCGCGCGCCACACGGCGCTGACCAATCTCTTCACCGGCCGGCCCGCGCGCGGCATCGTGAACCGCGTGATGCGCGAGCTGGGCCCCATCGGCGCGGCTGCGCCGGAGTTTCCGCTGGCCACATCGGGCATCGCGCCGCTGCGCGCCAAGGCCGAGGCCCAGGGCAGCGGCGACTTCTCTCCGCTCTGGTCGGGCCAGAACGCGACCGGTTGCCGCGAGGTGCCGGCGGCCGAGCTCACGCGCGAGCTGGCGCGCGGCTTCCAGGCAATCCGATAA
- a CDS encoding gamma-glutamylcyclotransferase family protein translates to MTHLVFVFGTLKEGFPNFATNRGKRVAGEFSTVKRYPLYLIGERFSPWLVFSAGEGERVAGQVFEVDQGALDAMDVLERVTEADGYRRVSIAVERVDGESRSVLSVQAYVKAPEHFRAADVKAGPLGEYTMEHAGLYRSRPATAERR, encoded by the coding sequence ATGACCCACCTTGTCTTCGTCTTCGGCACCCTGAAAGAGGGCTTTCCCAACTTCGCGACCAATCGCGGCAAGCGTGTCGCGGGGGAGTTCTCTACGGTGAAGCGATATCCGCTGTACCTGATCGGCGAGCGCTTTTCTCCGTGGCTCGTGTTTTCGGCCGGAGAGGGCGAGCGCGTGGCGGGGCAAGTCTTCGAGGTCGACCAGGGGGCGCTGGATGCGATGGACGTGCTTGAAAGAGTGACCGAGGCTGACGGCTATCGCCGCGTTTCGATTGCGGTCGAGAGGGTCGACGGTGAATCGCGCTCGGTGCTTTCGGTGCAGGCGTATGTCAAGGCGCCGGAGCACTTCCGTGCGGCGGATGTGAAGGCGGGGCCGTTGGGGGAGTACACGATGGAGCATGCCGGGCTCTATCGTTCGCGACCTGCAACGGCGGAGCGCCGCTGA
- a CDS encoding alpha/beta fold hydrolase, whose amino-acid sequence MKAILRAAALSAAAILGAAPCAQAATVQQLSVQSVVPDPLAGASDAKGTKVAFTLFLPDTKPEGGYPLVLHASGFGLGRLQAMPPRDTDPAASYWSRVDRLVPTLVERGFAVISFDHRGHGDSGGDSRIMDPQAEIADIRGLIDWAERELPLRKGADGKPRIGSIGGSYGGGYQMQLAQLEPRITTVIPSMTWYDLQHSLAPQGVLKQGFVQFECFMAQRGKVRDGGLLAPLCDTAPKPGAWAWSDLGADAPRLRDAYQAHGPSGASWAGQPARRVDALVVQASEDVLFDMGDGLRNWRYLKSGGGDVRLMVLRSGHVNPRAEQRDKPARCGGVDAMDAMLAWLDAKLRDADTGLSSVPSLCIALDDGTAYQGAAPVSAQVGAALPATEVAAGSKGPLFVAFPADVLARQGAGAVLAGVPKAEIEVKGKAGPGVALLGLALRRKGGEVLVLSDQVVPVPTGRHRVALGGVAARMQPGDELGVALFSTHPQYVWAPASGAPVAGVAGSNAYAVSGRVWLPLSTDAAPR is encoded by the coding sequence ATGAAGGCAATCCTCCGTGCCGCGGCGCTCAGCGCGGCGGCGATTCTCGGCGCCGCGCCCTGCGCGCAGGCCGCCACAGTGCAGCAGCTCTCGGTGCAATCCGTGGTGCCCGACCCGCTGGCGGGCGCCAGCGATGCCAAGGGCACCAAGGTCGCGTTCACGCTCTTTCTGCCCGACACCAAGCCGGAAGGCGGCTATCCACTGGTACTGCATGCGAGCGGCTTCGGCCTCGGGCGCTTGCAGGCGATGCCGCCGCGCGACACCGACCCTGCCGCCAGCTACTGGTCGCGCGTCGACCGGCTGGTGCCCACGCTGGTGGAGCGCGGCTTCGCGGTCATCAGCTTCGACCATCGGGGCCATGGCGACAGCGGTGGCGACAGCCGCATCATGGACCCGCAGGCCGAGATCGCCGACATCCGCGGCCTGATCGACTGGGCCGAACGCGAACTGCCGCTGCGCAAGGGCGCCGACGGCAAGCCGCGCATCGGCAGCATCGGGGGCTCGTATGGCGGCGGCTATCAGATGCAGCTCGCGCAGCTGGAGCCGCGCATCACCACCGTGATTCCGTCAATGACCTGGTACGACCTGCAGCACTCGCTCGCGCCGCAGGGCGTGCTCAAGCAGGGCTTCGTGCAGTTCGAATGCTTCATGGCACAGCGCGGCAAGGTGCGCGACGGCGGCCTGCTGGCGCCCTTGTGCGACACGGCACCCAAACCGGGCGCCTGGGCATGGTCCGACCTCGGGGCCGACGCGCCCCGGCTGCGCGATGCCTACCAGGCGCACGGCCCCTCGGGCGCGAGCTGGGCCGGGCAGCCGGCGCGGCGCGTCGATGCGCTGGTCGTGCAGGCCAGCGAAGACGTGCTGTTCGACATGGGCGACGGCCTGCGCAACTGGCGCTACCTGAAGTCGGGCGGCGGGGACGTTCGGCTGATGGTGCTGCGCTCGGGCCACGTGAATCCGCGCGCGGAGCAGCGCGACAAGCCGGCACGCTGCGGCGGCGTCGATGCGATGGACGCGATGCTGGCGTGGCTCGACGCCAAGCTGCGCGATGCGGACACGGGGCTGTCTTCGGTGCCCTCGCTGTGCATCGCGCTGGACGATGGCACGGCCTACCAGGGCGCGGCGCCTGTGTCCGCACAGGTGGGCGCGGCGCTGCCTGCCACCGAGGTGGCGGCTGGATCGAAGGGACCGTTGTTCGTCGCTTTCCCGGCGGATGTGCTTGCGCGGCAGGGGGCCGGTGCCGTGCTGGCCGGGGTGCCGAAAGCAGAGATCGAGGTGAAGGGCAAGGCTGGCCCGGGCGTGGCGCTGCTGGGACTGGCGCTGCGCCGCAAGGGCGGCGAGGTGCTGGTGCTGTCGGACCAGGTGGTGCCGGTGCCGACGGGCCGGCATCGCGTTGCGCTGGGCGGCGTGGCGGCGCGCATGCAGCCGGGTGACGAACTGGGCGTGGCGCTGTTCTCGACGCATCCGCAATACGTCTGGGCGCCGGCTTCGGGCGCGCCGGTGGCCGGCGTCGCGGGCAGTAACGCCTATGCGGTGTCGGGGCGCGTCTGGCTGCCGCTGTCCACCGACGCTGCACCGCGGTAG
- a CDS encoding tRNA-uridine aminocarboxypropyltransferase, whose amino-acid sequence MPSLPPHAVSLLRSARLARSTEPFLVNGGFKSERCAGCRLRPSHCMCALRPTVATRAGVCLLMADIEPLKPTNTGWLIADVVADTFAFGWSRTAVDPALLALLADPQWQPYVVFPGQYAAPERVVTAVQPAYAVSGKRPLFILFDATWAEARKMFRRSPYLDRLPVLSLQPEQITQYKLRNSGREDHFCTSEVAAMCMSLAGEHAVEQTLEAYLAVFTHHYLRAKNQQPIEWNGDAHRQLREARGPQTTHPVSFS is encoded by the coding sequence CTGCCGAGCCTGCCGCCTCACGCGGTGTCCCTTCTTCGCTCCGCGCGACTGGCGCGAAGCACCGAGCCTTTTCTTGTGAACGGCGGCTTCAAGAGCGAGCGCTGCGCGGGCTGCAGGCTGAGGCCCAGCCACTGCATGTGCGCCCTACGCCCGACGGTGGCAACGCGCGCGGGTGTGTGCCTGCTGATGGCCGACATCGAGCCCCTCAAGCCGACCAACACCGGGTGGCTGATCGCCGACGTGGTGGCCGACACCTTCGCCTTCGGCTGGTCGCGCACCGCGGTCGATCCCGCGCTGCTGGCCCTGCTGGCCGATCCGCAATGGCAGCCTTACGTGGTGTTCCCGGGCCAGTACGCCGCGCCGGAGCGCGTGGTGACTGCGGTGCAGCCAGCCTATGCCGTCAGCGGCAAGCGCCCGCTCTTCATCCTCTTCGATGCCACCTGGGCCGAGGCGCGAAAGATGTTCCGCAGGAGCCCGTACCTCGACCGGCTGCCGGTGCTGAGTCTGCAGCCGGAGCAGATCACGCAATACAAGCTGCGCAACTCCGGCCGCGAAGATCACTTCTGCACCAGCGAAGTGGCCGCCATGTGCATGAGCCTGGCGGGCGAACATGCCGTGGAGCAGACGCTGGAGGCCTACCTCGCCGTGTTCACCCACCACTACCTGCGCGCGAAGAACCAGCAGCCCATCGAATGGAATGGCGACGCGCATCGGCAGCTGCGCGAAGCGCGCGGCCCGCAAACGACCCACCCGGTTTCTTTCTCATGA
- a CDS encoding alpha/beta hydrolase — MTQLHLPLKFLEHTAKPGTAEPWLLVLMHGVGSNEQDLFGLARMMPPHFHVLSLRAPYVLSPDAYAWFEFQFLPNGERLINEEQERESRFLVGEMIASAGQQLGVPPERVIVGGFSQGGIMALSLLLTKPESVRAAMVWHSRLLSQVVPHVAPAEAFEGKALWVSHGSADNVIPPSAAQTTRELASTLPLTLSGGDFPGAHEIRPAELQATLAWLQALSAQSDAP; from the coding sequence ATGACCCAACTTCACCTGCCCCTCAAATTCCTCGAACACACGGCCAAGCCGGGCACGGCCGAGCCCTGGCTGCTGGTGCTGATGCACGGCGTCGGCAGCAACGAGCAGGACCTGTTCGGCCTCGCGCGCATGATGCCGCCGCACTTCCATGTGCTGAGCCTGCGCGCGCCGTACGTGCTGTCGCCCGATGCCTATGCGTGGTTCGAGTTCCAGTTCCTGCCGAATGGCGAGCGCCTGATCAACGAAGAGCAGGAGCGCGAGAGCCGCTTCCTCGTCGGCGAAATGATCGCCTCGGCCGGCCAGCAGCTCGGCGTGCCGCCGGAGCGCGTGATCGTCGGCGGCTTCAGCCAGGGCGGGATCATGGCGCTGTCGCTGCTGCTGACCAAGCCCGAGAGCGTGCGCGCCGCGATGGTGTGGCACAGCCGGCTGCTGTCGCAGGTGGTGCCGCACGTCGCGCCGGCCGAGGCCTTCGAGGGCAAGGCGCTGTGGGTGAGCCACGGCAGCGCCGACAACGTGATTCCGCCGAGCGCGGCCCAGACCACGCGCGAGCTGGCGAGCACCTTGCCGCTGACGCTGTCGGGCGGCGACTTTCCGGGCGCGCACGAGATCCGGCCGGCCGAGCTGCAGGCCACGCTGGCGTGGCTGCAGGCGCTCAGCGCGCAGTCAGACGCGCCATGA
- a CDS encoding DUF3014 domain-containing protein, whose amino-acid sequence MSESDIRDTRDAPEFRPRRETPVGTIIVIVLVLLAAAFFGWRWYQQQQTPPEPAPVAAAPADAPPPPPPARAEPTGPQNPVDALAPPDAALPKLADSDSRVMKALAELLGAKNAEAFLRSDGIVRRFVATVDNLAREQAPASAWPVQPTGQRFITEGQGEAQTISANNAARYNGFVLLVQSVDPAKAAAVYAKLYPLFQQAYEELGYPGRYFNDRLIAVIDNLLQAPEPKGPVQVRLVEVKGDVPSQRPWVRYEYVDQELEKASAGQKIMVRMGPENERKMKASLRALRQQVATADIAKKKSQ is encoded by the coding sequence ATGTCCGAAAGCGACATTCGCGACACACGCGACGCACCCGAATTCCGACCCCGCCGCGAGACGCCCGTGGGCACGATCATCGTCATCGTGCTGGTGCTGCTGGCCGCCGCCTTCTTCGGCTGGCGCTGGTACCAGCAACAGCAGACGCCGCCGGAGCCCGCCCCCGTGGCCGCCGCGCCGGCCGATGCACCGCCACCGCCGCCCCCCGCCCGGGCCGAGCCCACCGGCCCGCAGAACCCCGTCGATGCGCTCGCGCCGCCCGACGCCGCGCTGCCCAAGCTCGCCGACTCCGATTCGCGCGTGATGAAGGCGCTGGCCGAGTTGCTGGGCGCCAAGAACGCCGAAGCCTTTCTGCGTTCCGACGGCATCGTGCGGCGCTTCGTGGCCACGGTCGACAACCTCGCGCGCGAGCAGGCGCCCGCCAGCGCATGGCCGGTGCAGCCCACGGGCCAGCGCTTCATCACCGAGGGGCAGGGCGAGGCGCAGACCATTTCCGCCAACAACGCGGCGCGCTACAACGGCTTCGTGCTGCTGGTGCAATCGGTCGACCCGGCCAAGGCGGCCGCGGTGTACGCCAAGCTCTATCCGCTGTTCCAGCAGGCGTATGAAGAGCTGGGCTATCCGGGGCGCTACTTCAACGACCGGCTCATCGCGGTGATCGACAACCTGCTGCAGGCGCCCGAGCCCAAGGGCCCGGTGCAGGTGCGGCTGGTCGAGGTGAAGGGCGACGTGCCTTCGCAGCGGCCCTGGGTGCGTTACGAATACGTTGACCAGGAGCTGGAGAAGGCGTCCGCCGGCCAGAAGATCATGGTGCGCATGGGCCCGGAGAACGAGCGCAAGATGAAGGCCAGCCTGCGCGCGCTGCGCCAGCAGGTCGCGACCGCGGACATCGCGAAGAAGAAGTCGCAGTAA
- a CDS encoding GFA family protein: MTHAYTGGCACGAIRYEIATEPVFQNHCQCRDCQRKSGTGHGSYLTFARAGVKHSGNATLWDIAGDSGNIKTRAFCPACGSPVYMTFAAMPDVFTVHAASLDDPGRYKPQAVTYAVRGYEWDFLDPGLVKFERMPPM; the protein is encoded by the coding sequence ATGACCCACGCCTATACCGGCGGCTGCGCATGCGGCGCCATCCGCTACGAAATCGCGACCGAGCCCGTCTTCCAGAACCACTGCCAATGCCGCGACTGCCAGCGCAAGAGCGGCACCGGCCACGGCTCGTACCTCACCTTCGCGCGCGCCGGCGTCAAGCACAGCGGCAACGCCACGCTGTGGGACATCGCTGGCGACAGCGGCAACATCAAGACCCGCGCGTTCTGCCCGGCCTGCGGCTCGCCCGTGTACATGACCTTTGCGGCGATGCCCGATGTCTTCACGGTGCACGCGGCGAGCCTGGATGATCCGGGGCGGTACAAGCCGCAGGCGGTCACGTATGCCGTGCGGGGGTACGAGTGGGATTTTCTGGATCCGGGGCTGGTGAAGTTCGAGAGGATGCCGCCGATGTGA
- a CDS encoding TetR/AcrR family transcriptional regulator yields MPHAPASKPLKRPTQARGKFTVQAIYDAFVRIWNAHGWDGVTTRAVALETGIAVGTLYDYFPDKEALLSGYVRHCIETLLARLDADVIAPAGIGWRERVPRLVRVTCDTQLEGLPAFDHEMLMLEHRVAEPKHHRRVYDELAARWLRAFEACADLQPQPAPATIHALLTACWGARRYRLLVQPGAASDNGAWLAEMEAMVMARLTAR; encoded by the coding sequence ATGCCGCACGCCCCTGCCTCCAAGCCCCTGAAACGCCCCACGCAGGCGCGTGGGAAGTTCACCGTGCAGGCGATCTACGACGCCTTTGTTCGGATTTGGAACGCGCACGGCTGGGACGGCGTGACCACCCGCGCGGTGGCGCTGGAAACCGGCATCGCGGTCGGCACGCTGTACGACTACTTTCCCGACAAGGAAGCCCTGCTCTCGGGCTACGTGCGCCACTGCATCGAGACACTGCTCGCGCGGCTCGATGCCGACGTGATCGCGCCCGCTGGCATCGGCTGGCGGGAGCGGGTGCCGCGCCTGGTGCGCGTCACCTGCGACACGCAGCTGGAAGGGCTGCCCGCCTTCGACCACGAGATGCTGATGCTCGAACACCGCGTGGCGGAGCCCAAGCACCACCGGCGGGTGTACGACGAACTCGCGGCGCGCTGGCTGCGGGCCTTCGAGGCATGCGCCGACCTGCAGCCCCAACCCGCGCCCGCCACCATCCACGCGTTGCTGACCGCCTGCTGGGGCGCGCGCCGCTACCGGCTGCTGGTGCAGCCGGGCGCAGCCAGCGACAACGGCGCTTGGCTCGCGGAGATGGAAGCGATGGTCATGGCGCGTCTGACTGCGCGCTGA
- a CDS encoding DUF2855 family protein, with the protein MNNAFTLTRLQTRKNALGTTRVVSAQDTGALQPGEVLMKIGRFSLTTNNITYAAFGDAVMKYWQFFPTGDADWGHMPAWGFADVAASNVEGVAVGERFYGYFPIASHLRMQPVRVTPRGFYDGAAHRGELVSAYNQYMRCSNDAGYVAALEDYQMLVRPLFITSFMLADFLEDNGFFGAKQVVVSSASSKTAFGTAFCLGKREGLTLIAATSNGNRAFVEGLGCYDRTLAYEEIATPADVPTLYVDFSGNDELRATVHHHFGASLVYDCYAGSAQKTEFLGDTTSLPGPTPQLYFAPVQIRKRNADWGPQEVNRRFNEAQGRFIAELSRPGNRWMALAQGEGFAHAQAVIADLHAGKVDPRLAHVVRLAG; encoded by the coding sequence ATGAACAACGCATTCACTTTAACCCGCCTCCAGACGCGCAAGAACGCCCTCGGCACCACCCGCGTGGTGAGCGCGCAGGACACCGGCGCGCTGCAGCCCGGCGAAGTGCTGATGAAGATCGGCCGCTTCTCGCTGACCACCAACAACATCACCTACGCGGCCTTCGGCGACGCGGTCATGAAGTACTGGCAGTTCTTTCCGACCGGCGACGCCGACTGGGGCCACATGCCGGCCTGGGGCTTCGCCGACGTGGCGGCCTCGAACGTGGAGGGCGTGGCGGTGGGCGAGCGCTTCTACGGTTACTTTCCGATCGCGAGCCACCTGCGCATGCAGCCGGTGCGCGTGACGCCGCGCGGCTTCTACGACGGCGCCGCGCACCGCGGCGAACTGGTGTCGGCCTACAACCAGTACATGCGCTGCAGCAACGACGCGGGCTATGTCGCCGCGCTGGAGGACTACCAGATGCTGGTGCGGCCGCTGTTCATCACCTCGTTCATGCTGGCCGACTTCCTGGAAGACAACGGCTTCTTCGGCGCGAAGCAGGTGGTGGTGTCCAGCGCGTCGAGCAAGACGGCATTCGGCACGGCCTTCTGCCTCGGCAAGCGCGAAGGGCTGACGCTGATCGCCGCAACGTCCAACGGCAATCGCGCCTTCGTGGAGGGCCTGGGCTGCTACGACCGCACGCTGGCCTATGAAGAAATCGCCACGCCTGCCGACGTGCCCACGCTGTATGTCGACTTCTCCGGCAACGACGAACTGCGCGCGACGGTGCACCACCACTTCGGCGCATCGCTGGTCTACGACTGCTATGCGGGCTCCGCGCAGAAAACGGAGTTTCTTGGCGACACCACCTCGCTGCCCGGCCCCACGCCGCAGCTTTACTTCGCGCCTGTGCAGATCCGCAAGCGCAATGCCGACTGGGGCCCGCAGGAGGTCAACCGCCGCTTCAACGAAGCGCAGGGCCGGTTCATTGCCGAGCTCAGCAGGCCCGGCAACCGCTGGATGGCGCTGGCGCAGGGCGAGGGCTTCGCGCATGCGCAGGCGGTGATCGCCGACCTGCACGCGGGCAAGGTCGATCCGAGGCTCGCGCATGTGGTGCGGCTTGCAGGTTGA
- a CDS encoding YkvA family protein, with product MRVSDKLKAWAKRIKRDGVTLWFAGKNPRTPWYAKALGVFVVAYALSPIDLIPDFIPVLGYVDDVLLLPVLIWLAIRLLPPEVLAECRSRAEEWMQANRSKPSSRAGALLVVMLWLGSGVAAWLWFKPHL from the coding sequence ATGAGAGTCAGCGACAAACTGAAGGCTTGGGCAAAGCGAATCAAACGCGACGGCGTGACGCTTTGGTTCGCGGGAAAAAATCCTCGTACGCCCTGGTACGCGAAGGCATTGGGTGTTTTTGTGGTGGCCTATGCGCTCAGCCCCATTGATTTGATTCCAGACTTCATCCCGGTGCTGGGCTACGTCGATGATGTTCTACTGCTTCCCGTCCTGATCTGGCTGGCGATCCGGTTGCTGCCGCCCGAGGTACTCGCGGAATGCCGCAGCCGGGCGGAAGAGTGGATGCAGGCGAACCGCTCCAAGCCAAGCAGCCGCGCTGGAGCACTCCTCGTCGTGATGCTCTGGCTGGGCTCCGGGGTCGCGGCTTGGCTCTGGTTCAAGCCGCATCTGTGA
- a CDS encoding UDP-N-acetylglucosamine 1-carboxyvinyltransferase has translation MSNLIVHGGTPLRGRITPSANKNAVLPVLCATLLTWEPLRLHGVPDITDVRKILEIFRTLGSDVHMDHETGTLELHHRETTFDAALHRLPEEMRSSIMLVPPLLARFGVARLEDNVKGCTLGVREIDPHVEVFQRFGGEVERTEGSLLVYSKSRLTPTDHWLDYASVTTTENFVLCAAAAGGTSTLTNAASEPHVQEFCRFMAMIGVRIEGMGTSRLTVHGGGTLKGGEFRFDEDFHEITTFLALGAITGGDVVVRNSAPENFPLLDRTFAKFGVQIVHEDGWSRALRSGPLKVQTPFTSNVLTKVEAAPWPYFPVDLLPIFIALGVRAQGNAMFWNKVYDGALGWTGELSKFGAHVFSSDPHRLITFGGNPLTPAVVESPYIIRVAIALFMVAASIEGRSEIRNATPIRRAHPRFVENLRSLGVQVEWTSEE, from the coding sequence ATGTCCAACCTCATCGTGCATGGCGGTACGCCGCTGCGTGGCCGCATCACTCCCTCCGCCAACAAGAACGCCGTGCTTCCGGTGCTTTGCGCCACCTTGCTCACCTGGGAGCCGCTGCGGCTGCATGGGGTGCCCGACATCACCGACGTGCGCAAGATCCTCGAAATCTTCCGCACCCTGGGCAGCGACGTGCACATGGACCACGAGACGGGCACGCTCGAGCTGCATCACCGCGAGACCACGTTCGACGCCGCGCTGCACCGCCTGCCCGAGGAAATGCGCTCGTCGATCATGCTGGTGCCGCCGCTGCTGGCGCGCTTCGGCGTGGCGCGGCTGGAAGACAACGTCAAGGGCTGCACGCTGGGCGTGCGCGAGATCGATCCGCACGTGGAGGTGTTCCAGCGCTTCGGCGGCGAAGTGGAGCGCACCGAAGGCTCGCTGCTGGTGTACAGCAAGAGCCGGCTCACGCCCACCGACCACTGGCTGGACTACGCCTCGGTCACGACCACCGAGAACTTCGTGCTGTGCGCCGCCGCCGCGGGCGGCACCTCGACGCTGACCAACGCCGCGTCGGAGCCGCACGTGCAGGAGTTCTGCCGCTTCATGGCGATGATCGGCGTGCGCATCGAGGGCATGGGCACTTCGCGGCTCACGGTGCATGGCGGCGGCACGCTCAAGGGCGGGGAGTTCCGCTTCGACGAAGACTTCCACGAGATCACCACCTTCCTGGCGCTCGGCGCCATCACCGGCGGCGACGTGGTGGTGCGCAACAGCGCGCCCGAAAACTTCCCGCTGCTGGACCGCACCTTCGCGAAGTTCGGCGTGCAGATCGTGCATGAAGACGGCTGGTCGCGCGCCCTGCGCAGCGGCCCGCTGAAGGTGCAGACGCCGTTCACGAGCAATGTGCTGACCAAGGTCGAGGCGGCGCCGTGGCCGTACTTTCCGGTCGACCTGCTGCCGATCTTCATCGCGCTGGGCGTGCGTGCCCAGGGCAATGCGATGTTCTGGAACAAGGTGTACGACGGCGCGCTGGGCTGGACCGGCGAGCTGTCCAAATTCGGCGCGCATGTGTTCTCGTCGGACCCGCACCGGCTCATTACCTTCGGCGGCAATCCGCTGACGCCGGCGGTGGTCGAGAGCCCCTACATCATCCGCGTGGCGATTGCGCTGTTCATGGTGGCGGCGAGCATCGAAGGCCGCTCGGAAATCCGCAACGCCACGCCGATCCGCCGCGCACACCCGCGCTTCGTGGAAAACCTGCGCAGCCTGGGCGTGCAGGTGGAGTGGACCAGCGAAGAGTGA
- a CDS encoding GNAT family N-acetyltransferase: MRQPVYLRPPESSDEHEFLASVKKSADLHSPWTSPPSTPENFRAYLEKMSMPENAAFLVCRRADDCLVGVFNVTNIVRGAFQSGYLGYYAFAGHERQGLMRKGLEEVVRCAFQDLELHRLEANIQPTNVASIALVKACGFLREGYSPRYLKINDRWCDHERWAILAA; the protein is encoded by the coding sequence ATGCGACAGCCTGTCTATCTTCGGCCTCCTGAGTCGTCCGACGAGCACGAGTTCTTGGCGTCGGTCAAGAAGAGCGCCGACCTCCACAGTCCTTGGACCTCGCCACCATCCACGCCTGAAAATTTTCGGGCTTACCTGGAAAAAATGTCCATGCCAGAAAACGCGGCATTCCTTGTTTGCCGGCGTGCCGACGATTGCCTTGTCGGGGTCTTCAACGTCACCAATATCGTCAGGGGCGCGTTCCAGAGCGGCTACCTCGGCTACTACGCCTTCGCCGGGCACGAGAGGCAAGGCCTGATGCGAAAGGGGTTGGAAGAGGTGGTTCGATGTGCGTTCCAAGACCTCGAGCTGCATCGGCTGGAGGCCAACATCCAACCAACCAACGTCGCCTCGATCGCGCTCGTGAAAGCCTGCGGCTTTCTGCGGGAAGGCTATTCACCTCGCTACTTGAAAATCAATGACCGTTGGTGCGATCACGAGCGATGGGCGATCCTCGCCGCATAG
- a CDS encoding class I SAM-dependent methyltransferase, with amino-acid sequence MTSSTPHSAFNSSGAVAKYAEGPKRNVPGYSGILPMTRILLGERVPAQGRVLVVGAGGGLEMEDLALANPEWTIDGVDPSGPMLELAASRLGPLMSRMALHEGYVQDAPDGPFDGATCLLTFHFVPPEQRLPTAKEIHRRLKPGAPFVVAHLSVEDGAGERDMWMKRYAAFLVSSGSEPRQAAATREKVEKELTILSPSQDEAILREAGFSDVRLFYVGFTFRGWVAYA; translated from the coding sequence ATGACCAGCAGCACACCCCACAGCGCATTCAACAGTTCCGGCGCGGTCGCCAAATACGCCGAAGGCCCGAAGCGGAACGTGCCCGGCTACAGCGGCATCCTGCCCATGACACGAATCCTGCTCGGCGAGCGCGTTCCCGCGCAAGGCCGGGTGCTGGTGGTGGGCGCCGGCGGCGGCCTCGAGATGGAAGACCTGGCGCTCGCCAACCCGGAATGGACGATCGACGGCGTCGACCCCAGCGGCCCGATGCTCGAACTCGCAGCGAGCCGTCTGGGCCCGCTGATGTCGCGCATGGCCCTGCATGAAGGCTATGTTCAAGACGCACCGGACGGTCCTTTCGACGGCGCCACATGCCTGCTGACTTTCCACTTCGTGCCGCCCGAGCAGCGCTTGCCCACGGCAAAGGAAATCCACCGCCGCCTGAAGCCGGGCGCGCCCTTCGTCGTTGCCCACCTCAGCGTGGAAGACGGCGCGGGCGAGCGCGACATGTGGATGAAGCGCTACGCGGCATTCCTCGTCTCGTCGGGTTCCGAGCCGAGGCAGGCGGCGGCCACGCGCGAGAAGGTCGAGAAAGAACTGACGATCCTCTCGCCATCGCAGGACGAAGCCATCCTGCGCGAAGCCGGCTTCAGCGATGTGCGGCTCTTCTACGTGGGCTTCACGTTCAGGGGCTGGGTCGCGTACGCGTGA